In Aricia agestis chromosome 16, ilAriAges1.1, whole genome shotgun sequence, one genomic interval encodes:
- the LOC121735098 gene encoding mitochondrial ribonuclease P catalytic subunit, with protein sequence MNYVPRIVLFSRRTYRKTSCLWYGTQFVQKENSIEQVEYIKSITENNTFDWDEIKKNVTSIPGKFNQKNIDAVILKIAVNTKKFAAAQSFVDHITKNESDLSLGVINGLLHYYAEYSNVNALSKEEQKFILKLYHQLYHKYKFLDYTTCENLIQALCSINEWQKSIKVLDDIFLSSTPSHNAFSMIVGTLFRNNKKVEAMKLIDRSLSNRRPLLTSAYEEWINYIMRKYKDKKTKLKHLNEICSHLINNSLVLPEEAAGILKNTFISLDWMADYSSVHIRSGECSACKKTLNLLKLSDIEFEELQKNIKDKLIVGKDLFLKTSPEELKRFLDFINKTAPYDIVLDALNISYSRGVVSVNERLHAVNSVTDYFVRKNKKVLLLGRKHMLKWRSNIAQTLSKKALTFFTEDISQDDPYFITAAVLSGPNTDILSKDLLRNHQFILRDDTLRRLFQRWQWQHQWMMFMPKRTPIIQPPLSFTPCAQKSSKGWHLPYERKNADVQLRPVTGVSDNMGWLCLLPKS encoded by the exons ATGAATTATGTGCCaagaattgttttatttagtcGTAGGACGTACAGAAAAACTTCCT GTTTATGGTACGGTACACAATTTGTTCAAAAAGAAAACTCAATTGAACAGGTAGAGTACATCAAGTCAATTACTGAAAACAATACCTTTGATTGGgatgaaataaaaaagaatGTTACAAGTATTCCTGGAAagtttaaccaaaaaaatatagACGCAGTTATCCTGAAGATTGCTGTGAATACTAAAAAGTTTGCAGCTGCCCAATCATTTGTTGATCACATAACAAAAAATGAGAGTGATTTGTCTTTGGGtgtaataaatgggctattgcATTATTATGCTGAATATTCAAATGTCAATGCATTGTCTAAGGAAGAACAGAAGTTTATATTAAAGTTATACCACCAACTGTATCATAAGTATAAGTTTTTAGACTATACAACTTGTGAAAATCTCATCCAAGCCCTATGTTCAATAAATGAATGGCAGAAGAGTATAAAAGTTTTGGATGACATATTTTTGTCGAGTACACCCAGCCACAATGCATTTAGTATGATTGTGGGAACTCTttttagaaataataaaaaagttgaaGCTATGAAATTGATAGACAGAAGTTTGAGTAATCGTAGACCACTCCTAACTTCTGCCTATGAGGAATGGATCAATTATATTATGAGAAAGTACAaagataaaaaaacaaaattaaagcacttaaatgaaatttgttCTCATCTTATTAACAATTCCTTAGTGTTGCCTGAAGAGGCAGcaggaatattaaaaaatacattcatTTCTTTAGATTGGATGGCAGATTATTCTTCAGTTCATATTAGAAG TGGTGAATGTTCGGCCtgcaaaaaaacattaaatttattaaaattatctgATATAGAGTTTGAAGAGTTACAAAAGAATATTAAGGACAAGTTGATAGTTGGCAAAGATTTGTTTTTGAAGACATCACCGGAAGAATTGAAGAGGTTTTTGGATTTTATCAACAAAACTGCACCTTATGATATTGTTTTGGACGCTCTGAATATATCCTATTCAAGAGGAGTAGTTAGTGTGAATGAGAGACTACATGCAGTTAATTCTGTAACCGATTATTttgtaagaaaaaataaaaaagtgctATTGCTAGGAAGAAAACATATGCTAAAATGGAGGTCCAATATTGCACAAACTTTATCAAAGAAGGCACTGACTTTCTTTACTGAGGATAT ATCACAAGATGATCCCTACTTCATCACAGCGGCAGTTTTAAGTGGGCCTAACACAGATATACTGTCAAAAGACTTGCTTCGTAATCATCAGTTCATATTACGAGATGATACTTTGAGGAGGCTGTTCCAAAGGTGGCAGTGGCAGCATCAGTGGATGATGTTCATGCCGAAGAGAACTCCAATCATTCAG CCGCCACTAAGCTTTACGCCATGCGCTCAGAAGAGTTCTAAAGGTTGGCATTTACCGTACGAGAGGAAGAACGCTGATGTACAATTACGGCCTGTCACCGGGGTTTCTGATAACATGGGATGGCTGTGTTTGTTACCTAAGTCATGA